The Brevibacillus brevis genome contains a region encoding:
- a CDS encoding SMI1/KNR4 family protein, protein MKNILSQLALDGLKKRLDENNQLLVQKWEGLVYPTKFTFNSPATLEMIEEFLRDTQWHLPTDYKNFLLIHNGAWLFEGVRYGGGYELLSLDEIKNSHLDYMPKHWYPISVSNGDYIFIDSNRAKEGKVDYLVRFNHDDDIIPENGSSMKMNFETWLERLIIAQGTEFWTW, encoded by the coding sequence TTGAAGAACATTTTATCTCAACTGGCTTTGGATGGGTTAAAGAAACGATTAGATGAAAACAATCAATTATTAGTGCAAAAATGGGAGGGTTTAGTTTATCCAACCAAATTTACATTTAACTCCCCTGCCACGTTAGAAATGATAGAAGAGTTTTTAAGAGACACTCAATGGCATTTACCAACTGACTATAAAAATTTTCTCCTAATCCATAATGGGGCGTGGTTGTTCGAAGGCGTAAGATATGGAGGAGGATATGAGTTACTGAGTCTGGACGAAATTAAGAATAGTCACCTAGATTATATGCCTAAACATTGGTATCCAATCTCTGTGAGCAATGGTGACTATATCTTTATTGATTCAAATCGTGCAAAAGAAGGAAAAGTGGATTATTTAGTTCGCTTTAATCATGATGATGACATTATTCCAGAAAATGGATCATCTATGAAGATGAATTTTGAAACTTGGTTGGAAAGATTAATAATTGCACAAGGAACAGAGTTTTGGACGTGGTAA
- a CDS encoding restriction endonuclease has translation MARRRKKGDDPISQLVGLLSLFAFGGAYYYTNSFIIGGIAFAAVMGAALWTAIAQSAKREERLRKSGIREIDTMDGLQFEQYLGLLFRSQGYKVEVTRAAGDYGADLIIQKDGKRIAVQAKRYSKNVGIEAVQQAQASIAHYKAHEAWVVSNRDYTDAARNLATSNKVRLINREKLIEMILLMNPTAKPDPKKVIAQFQLETQICDKCGNQMVLRKGAKGEFYGCKGYPKCRNIKVAK, from the coding sequence TTGGCACGAAGAAGAAAAAAGGGAGATGACCCGATAAGCCAGTTGGTCGGACTGCTTTCTTTATTTGCATTTGGTGGGGCATATTACTATACCAATTCATTTATCATCGGTGGAATTGCTTTTGCTGCTGTAATGGGTGCCGCTCTTTGGACTGCTATTGCTCAGAGTGCAAAGAGAGAAGAGAGATTAAGGAAATCAGGAATCCGCGAAATTGATACTATGGATGGTCTTCAATTCGAACAATACCTCGGACTGCTTTTTCGTTCTCAAGGGTATAAAGTAGAAGTAACAAGAGCAGCTGGCGACTACGGGGCAGATCTTATCATTCAAAAAGATGGAAAGAGAATTGCAGTGCAAGCAAAGCGCTACAGTAAAAATGTGGGGATTGAAGCGGTACAACAGGCGCAGGCTTCGATTGCTCATTACAAAGCACATGAAGCGTGGGTAGTAAGTAATCGTGATTACACAGATGCGGCAAGAAATCTAGCTACTTCAAACAAAGTAAGGTTAATAAATCGGGAGAAGCTTATTGAAATGATTCTCCTGATGAACCCTACAGCAAAACCAGACCCTAAAAAGGTGATCGCACAATTCCAATTGGAAACACAAATCTGCGACAAATGCGGTAACCAGATGGTCTTGCGAAAAGGGGCAAAAGGTGAATTCTATGGCTGTAAAGGGTATCCGAAATGCAGAAACATTAAAGTAGCTAAGTAA
- a CDS encoding HNH endonuclease, whose amino-acid sequence MKKYLLSLLAFAMLLVSPSGSYAEDSKDSIQERIERGELKKLPSTEIELTIDSGTGELLNTEELSSIHLAAIEELEDETGEKLDKNFEISGHEVQELHLEENTGEEVSLRSKTGGSGVKLVAGLIIDERNKEIVSYVEIEDINVARVAMITGKVTLESSTNRKRSYRDEDVFHYTFTAPEIKETAMKVSDPVSIVDTNFWRTVSTSLATWPDGKTDADHKVGKEFLLNKKGIEYPKYRDEFSRKKMTEPDEADLAWVPNNQREPRESNMREKYINWYENKYGVPNFSWSSVDIHHIIPLAYGGDNSYDNLIPLPKNFHQNEVTPWWASYGKYVPSGDDY is encoded by the coding sequence GTGAAAAAATATTTACTATCTTTACTCGCTTTCGCTATGCTCTTAGTAAGTCCATCTGGTTCGTATGCGGAAGATTCTAAGGACAGCATTCAAGAAAGAATAGAAAGAGGTGAACTAAAAAAACTTCCTTCAACGGAAATTGAACTTACTATTGATTCTGGTACAGGTGAACTTTTAAACACAGAGGAACTTTCTTCAATTCATCTAGCAGCAATAGAAGAACTTGAAGATGAAACCGGAGAAAAACTAGACAAGAATTTCGAAATATCAGGGCATGAAGTTCAGGAGTTACATCTGGAAGAAAATACAGGTGAGGAAGTCTCCCTTCGTTCAAAAACAGGAGGTTCAGGTGTCAAACTTGTAGCGGGTCTGATAATAGATGAACGAAACAAAGAAATCGTTTCGTATGTGGAAATTGAGGATATCAATGTTGCTAGGGTGGCAATGATTACCGGGAAAGTAACATTGGAGTCTTCAACTAATCGGAAGCGATCATACCGTGATGAAGATGTTTTTCACTACACCTTTACAGCTCCCGAAATAAAAGAAACAGCAATGAAAGTAAGCGATCCAGTCAGCATTGTAGATACAAATTTTTGGCGGACTGTAAGCACGTCATTAGCAACATGGCCCGATGGGAAAACCGATGCAGACCATAAGGTAGGAAAAGAATTTTTGCTTAACAAAAAGGGTATCGAATATCCAAAGTATAGAGACGAGTTTAGTAGAAAAAAAATGACTGAGCCTGATGAAGCCGATCTCGCTTGGGTTCCTAATAATCAAAGAGAACCTAGAGAATCTAATATGAGAGAAAAATATATTAATTGGTATGAGAATAAGTATGGTGTTCCAAATTTCAGTTGGAGCAGTGTGGATATACATCATATCATTCCGCTTGCATATGGTGGGGATAACAGCTATGATAATTTAATACCTTTACCCAAAAACTTCCATCAAAACGAGGTTACTCCTTGGTGGGCTAGTTACGGCAAATATGTTCCATCTGGTGATGACTATTAA
- a CDS encoding helix-turn-helix domain-containing protein produces MSLSLGELISSHRSRRNLTLADLSELSGVSKSTISLIETGETKRPSYATWRKIAEAIGIAPSIIINAFVDTTHHPKALELVLAEVINEGWEALVTKVATRYLESPKIDTFRALDHIASTARDTENKRIKRILYDTIISFARSRGIPSYLANALYERYLIERDDFSRFEETYRRGKELLLYVEHLYVEDRIDYYYKMGVHANILDLHDESIDLCRLGLREDRSDNRPKASAYISLFNSCIYFGDFHVADIYLKEYENSEYADFRKNHFRATLLAKKGKHEDAISLFNVCLNETNREGRISIVVDLMESYLEAGKTDDLMLLIETEDQFLPEKMPQHPYRIKTLAQYYRRKALCLISMERYDQGFHSLIESIKYYKHIGIATEVIEGIRLFLRHHRANNKNLSFEHMELIENICDNIL; encoded by the coding sequence GTGTCGCTTTCATTAGGTGAACTCATTAGCAGTCATCGTAGTCGACGCAATCTAACACTAGCAGACCTTTCGGAATTGTCAGGAGTCAGTAAAAGTACCATATCGTTAATTGAAACAGGAGAGACTAAGCGACCCAGCTATGCTACTTGGAGAAAGATAGCGGAAGCCATCGGTATAGCACCCAGCATCATCATAAACGCATTTGTAGACACTACACATCATCCTAAGGCATTAGAGCTTGTCCTTGCAGAGGTTATCAACGAAGGATGGGAAGCTCTTGTCACTAAAGTTGCTACACGTTATTTAGAGTCACCAAAGATCGATACGTTTAGAGCGTTAGATCATATCGCCAGTACAGCCAGAGATACAGAGAACAAACGAATAAAACGCATCTTGTATGATACGATTATTAGTTTCGCAAGAAGCAGGGGAATACCCTCATATCTAGCAAACGCCTTGTATGAAAGGTATTTGATCGAGCGTGACGACTTCTCTCGTTTCGAGGAAACGTATCGACGTGGGAAGGAACTGCTACTCTATGTCGAGCATCTCTATGTAGAAGATCGAATCGATTACTATTATAAAATGGGCGTTCACGCCAACATACTCGACTTGCACGACGAAAGTATCGATTTATGTAGACTCGGTTTACGGGAGGATCGGTCAGATAACAGACCTAAAGCATCTGCATATATCTCCCTATTCAACTCGTGTATTTACTTTGGGGACTTCCATGTCGCTGACATCTACCTAAAAGAGTATGAAAACAGCGAATACGCTGATTTTCGAAAGAACCATTTTCGCGCTACTCTCCTTGCTAAAAAAGGGAAGCATGAGGACGCAATCAGTTTGTTCAACGTCTGCTTAAACGAGACTAACAGAGAAGGACGCATATCCATCGTGGTCGACCTCATGGAATCGTATTTGGAGGCTGGAAAGACAGACGATCTAATGCTATTAATCGAAACGGAGGATCAGTTTCTGCCAGAGAAAATGCCGCAGCATCCGTACCGAATTAAGACACTGGCCCAATACTACAGACGTAAAGCGTTGTGCTTAATCTCAATGGAGAGATATGATCAGGGTTTTCATAGCCTGATCGAGAGTATCAAGTATTACAAGCACATAGGCATAGCTACAGAAGTCATCGAAGGCATACGGCTTTTCCTACGCCATCATCGTGCTAACAATAAAAATCTGTCATTTGAACACATGGAGTTAATTGAAAACATATGTGATAATATTTTGTAA
- a CDS encoding thermonuclease family protein — translation MKLIKILGWIFVPYIMVFVDWKRLGKIGKRVGAAWAILALIIGIAGRDTNNKPNPSKTTESANVTSAEVNSPKTEAVSSSQTVTTDQQGVSATDVNTTQNVQRIQAKVLEVVDGDTIKVKINDKEETVRFLLVDTPETKHPKYGVQPFGKEASDFTKQLLTEKTVELEQDVNNGPDKYGRLLYYIYVDGKSVQEQLLEKGLARVAYVYVPNVKYVEQYRKIQEQAQKAGVGIWSIENYAKEDGFHSDVIKKEVSVEAKTPKPKPTPQPSPVPTPQPVQEVYYGSCKEAKAAGVAPLYSGDPGYRSKLDRDGDGVACE, via the coding sequence TTGAAACTTATAAAGATATTAGGATGGATTTTTGTACCTTACATAATGGTATTTGTTGATTGGAAACGGCTAGGGAAAATTGGTAAGCGTGTAGGAGCAGCATGGGCCATATTAGCATTAATCATTGGGATAGCTGGTAGAGATACCAATAATAAACCAAATCCAAGTAAAACAACTGAATCGGCCAATGTAACATCTGCTGAAGTAAATTCACCGAAAACAGAAGCCGTTAGTTCCTCTCAAACTGTAACCACAGATCAGCAGGGAGTTTCGGCTACCGATGTAAATACTACTCAGAATGTACAACGGATTCAAGCAAAGGTCCTGGAAGTGGTGGATGGAGATACTATCAAAGTAAAAATAAACGACAAAGAAGAGACTGTACGTTTTCTTCTAGTCGATACTCCTGAAACGAAGCACCCTAAATACGGGGTACAACCATTCGGTAAAGAAGCGAGCGACTTCACGAAGCAACTCCTTACTGAAAAGACTGTGGAGCTTGAACAGGATGTAAATAATGGTCCTGACAAATATGGACGACTTCTCTACTACATTTATGTAGATGGTAAATCGGTTCAAGAGCAATTGCTGGAAAAGGGGTTGGCACGCGTCGCGTATGTTTACGTACCTAACGTGAAATATGTTGAACAGTACCGTAAAATTCAAGAACAAGCCCAAAAAGCCGGAGTTGGAATTTGGTCTATTGAAAACTACGCAAAGGAAGATGGTTTCCATTCAGACGTAATTAAAAAGGAAGTATCTGTTGAAGCAAAAACACCAAAACCAAAACCAACTCCACAGCCATCCCCGGTTCCTACGCCACAACCCGTACAAGAAGTTTACTATGGAAGTTGTAAGGAAGCCAAAGCTGCTGGCGTAGCACCATTATATTCTGGCGATCCTGGATACCGATCGAAGTTGGACAGAGATGGTGATGGGGTAGCGTGTGAGTAG